One window from the genome of Glycine soja cultivar W05 chromosome 12, ASM419377v2, whole genome shotgun sequence encodes:
- the LOC114378769 gene encoding uncharacterized protein LOC114378769: MIDCKPMRTPLEAMAKMMSNNTPLDDPCYFCGLVGALQYLTLIHFDISYSGNHVSQFVHSFTIVHSKMIRQVVLPLGTLPLTIVSFLAEILSHGVQRNNQQFLTPRLKLNMRPWKTL; this comes from the exons ATGATTGATTGTAAGCCAATGCGCACACCACTTGAAGCTATGGCCAAGATGATGTCCAATAATACTCCCCTTGATGATCCATGTTACTTTTGTGGGCTTGTTGGTGCTCTACAATACCTCACTCTTATTCACTTCGATATTTCGTATAGTGGTAATCATGTGTCTCAATTTGTGCATTCTTTTACTATTGTGCATTCAAAAATG ATTAGGCAGGTTGTCCTACCACTCGGCACTCTACCACTGACTATTGTATCTTTCTTGGCAGAAATCCTATCTCATGGAGTGCAAAGAAACAACCAACAGTTTCTCACTCCAAGACTGAAGCTAAATATGAGGCCATGGAAAACATTGTAG
- the LOC114379553 gene encoding senescence-specific cysteine protease SAG39-like, whose amino-acid sequence MVAKNQFYHISLALLFCLGFWAFQVTSRTLQDASMYERHEEWMARYAKVYKDPEEREKRFKIFKENVNYIEAFNNAANKPYKLGINQFADLTNEEFIAPRNRFKGHMCSSITRTTTFKYENVTALPSTVDWRQKGAVTPIKDQGQCGCCWAFSAVAATEGIHALNSGKLISLSEQEVVDCDTKGEDQGCAGGFMDGAFKFIIQNHGLNTEANYPYKAVDGKCNANEAANHAATITGYEDVPVNNEKALQKAVANQPVSVAIDASGSDFQFYKTGVFTGSCGTQLDHGVTAVGYGVSADGTQYWLVKNSWGTEWGEEGYIMMQRGVKAQEGLCGIAMMASYPTA is encoded by the exons ATGGTTGCCAAAAATCAATTCTATCATATTTCATTGGCATTGCTTTTTTGTTTGGGATTCTGGGCTTTTCAAGTCACATCTCGCACTCTCCAAGATGCATCCATGTATGAGAGGCACGAAGAATGGATGGCTCGCTATGCCAAAGTGTATAAAGACCCTGAGGAAAGGGAAAAGCGTTTCAAGATATTCAAGGAAAATGTGAATTACATTGAAGCCTTCAACAATGCTGCCAACAAACCTTACAAGCTAGGCATTAATCAATTTGCAGACCTCACCAATGAAGAGTTCATTGCACCAAGAAATAGATTCAAGGGGCACATGTGTTCCTCAATCACAAGAACAACCACTTTTAAGTATGAAAATGTGACTGCATTACCATCCACAGTGGATTGGAGGCAAAAGGGTGCAGTGACACCCATCAAGGACCAAGGCCAATGTG GATGTTGTTGGGCGTTTTCTGCTGTTGCAGCAACCGAAGGAATTCATGCACTGAATTCTGGAAAATTGATCTCTTTGTCCGAACAAGAAGTAGTTGATTGTGACACAAAGGGTGAGGACCAAGGTTGTGCGGGTGGTTTTATGGATGGTGCTTTCAAATTCATCATCCAAAACCATGGACTCAACACTGAAGCCAATTACCCCTACAAGGCTGTCGATGGAAAATGCAATGCAAATGAAGCAGCAAACCACGCTGCTACCATCACTGGCTATGAAGATGTCCCTGTTAACAATGAGAAGGCACTGCAAAAGGCTGTGGCCAATCAACCGGTTTCTGTAGCCATTGATGCCAGTGGCTCTGACTTTCAATTTTACAAGACTGGTGTTTTCACCGGTTCATGTGGAACCCAGTTGGATCACGGTGTCACTGCCGTGGGATACGGTGTTAGCGCTGATGGAACTCAATATTGGTTGGTTAAGAACTCGTGGGGAACCGAATGGGGCGAAGAAGGCTACATTATGATGCAGAGGGGTGTCAAAGCTCAGGAAGGACTCTGTGGCATAGCTATGATGGCATCTTACCCCACTgcataa